A genome region from Coprococcus phoceensis includes the following:
- a CDS encoding gp53-like domain-containing protein, with translation MIYTDNTSVDTIPKVIGIYGDKGPPGQTGNGIKSIANYYLATTAKSGVTISTEGWTTTIQTMTSSKKYLWNYEIVVYTDGSKYTSAPCIIGVYGDKGAAGENGMSGIIVSDTAPSNPEVGQLWQKASGQPIQRWDGKKWTIHYISVDNLDVDTLSAISANLGDVSFGTITNYVEGKRALAVGNNSVDFYNSNAEREHIGYIRPYTDGGYDKYGIEIAGDNRFLFGVAGNIVHMDNQTLNYDGLFNLGGKPMNYEIITSSNTIAIKYANGLLLCAGHTSFAATTAITAKADVVFPVPFKDTGYYFGSNVQRNGSIVTSYWEGDVGGNNIRTTAKTSISHSKTNGNYGIAYNWFAIGFWK, from the coding sequence ATGATATATACAGATAATACCTCTGTGGACACTATACCAAAAGTAATTGGGATATATGGGGACAAAGGTCCGCCGGGACAGACTGGAAACGGAATAAAATCAATTGCAAATTATTATCTTGCCACTACCGCGAAGAGTGGCGTGACAATATCCACAGAGGGTTGGACAACAACGATACAAACTATGACTTCATCTAAAAAATATCTTTGGAATTATGAGATTGTTGTATATACAGATGGGAGCAAATACACATCTGCTCCATGCATCATAGGGGTATACGGTGACAAAGGAGCCGCAGGAGAAAATGGAATGAGTGGAATTATTGTATCAGATACAGCACCATCAAATCCAGAAGTAGGTCAATTATGGCAGAAAGCATCCGGTCAACCAATACAACGCTGGGATGGAAAGAAGTGGACTATTCATTATATTTCGGTAGATAATTTGGATGTGGATACATTGAGTGCCATTTCAGCAAATCTAGGAGATGTTTCGTTCGGAACAATTACAAATTATGTGGAAGGAAAAAGGGCACTTGCAGTAGGAAATAATAGTGTTGATTTTTATAATTCAAATGCTGAAAGAGAGCATATTGGATATATAAGACCGTACACGGATGGAGGTTATGACAAATATGGAATTGAGATTGCAGGAGACAACAGATTTCTATTTGGAGTAGCTGGCAATATCGTACATATGGATAATCAGACATTGAACTATGATGGATTGTTTAATTTAGGTGGCAAGCCAATGAATTATGAAATTATAACATCATCAAATACAATCGCCATAAAGTATGCGAACGGATTGTTGCTATGTGCTGGACACACTTCTTTTGCAGCTACAACAGCTATTACAGCAAAAGCGGATGTGGTATTCCCGGTTCCGTTTAAAGATACAGGCTATTATTTTGGGTCAAACGTGCAAAGAAATGGAAGTATTGTTACGTCTTACTGGGAGGGAGATGTTGGTGGAAACAATATACGTACAACAGCAAAAACCAGTATTTCTCACTCGAAAACAAATGGAAATTATGGAATTGCCTACAACTGGTTTGCAATAGGATTTTGGAAATAG